One region of Mycolicibacterium rhodesiae NBB3 genomic DNA includes:
- a CDS encoding thioesterase family protein: MAESTIAPETAYFDRRGGSFHPRSIARGGWGALISGHVVGGLLGWAVEKFVDDTEFLPARLTVDLPRPAAIEPVEVHTREIRGGKRLRLVEAVMHQQDKIVGQATGLFLRRSDQPSGTIWSPRVEMPPIPTNVQPNASPLFVRTYGWGTSIQAPDEDWPYDGEAKYTWLSLTQPLFDDEPLTPFTRAAMAADVTASLVNWSSEGLKFINADYTLTLSRLPKGDLIGLASHSHSTQDGIATGSAILFDEHGEVGSSISVSVAQSGFAPPPR, from the coding sequence TTGGCCGAGTCGACGATCGCGCCCGAGACCGCATATTTCGACCGTCGCGGCGGCAGCTTCCATCCACGCTCGATCGCCCGGGGCGGCTGGGGCGCGCTGATCAGCGGCCACGTTGTCGGCGGTCTGTTGGGCTGGGCTGTCGAGAAATTCGTCGACGACACGGAGTTCCTGCCCGCCCGGCTGACCGTCGACCTCCCGCGGCCCGCCGCGATCGAACCGGTCGAGGTGCACACGCGAGAAATCCGCGGCGGAAAGCGCTTGCGTCTCGTCGAAGCGGTCATGCATCAGCAGGACAAGATCGTTGGCCAGGCGACCGGTCTTTTTCTTCGTCGCAGCGATCAGCCGAGCGGGACCATCTGGTCACCACGGGTTGAAATGCCGCCCATTCCAACAAATGTGCAGCCGAATGCCAGTCCGTTGTTCGTGCGCACTTACGGCTGGGGTACCTCTATCCAGGCTCCGGATGAAGACTGGCCGTACGACGGAGAAGCGAAGTACACATGGTTGAGTTTGACGCAACCGCTGTTCGACGACGAGCCGCTGACACCCTTCACCCGGGCGGCGATGGCCGCTGATGTGACTGCCTCCCTTGTCAATTGGAGTTCCGAAGGGTTGAAGTTCATCAATGCCGATTACACGCTCACGCTGAGCCGCCTACCGAAGGGCGATCTGATCGGGCTGGCGTCGCACAGCCATTCCACTCAGGACGGGATCGCGACCGGTTCAGCGATCCTCTTCGACGAGCACGGTGAGGTCGGCAGCAGCATCTCGGTATCGGTGGCGCAGTCAGGATTCGCTCCGCCGCCGCGGTGA
- a CDS encoding putative bifunctional diguanylate cyclase/phosphodiesterase: MSVTGSQWRLGLFAGVAVLLCVNALALWGDGPARLVHFALQAIVGIAVVVCALTVAWRVTGPARTWRLLGIATLLCHLTGDAIWWSTRATAGGTAPWPAVAAYFVSAAFALGALAVLASVGVGLAPPRRGPVGIARIVNGIDGVVAAIAFVILAVIAGVGALKGAALPRSGNTALVITYTAFQVVLVVTAALIAMLYRNDRPYRANLLLLAAGAVMLIASDRLVAYLRTVGFERGDLWGGIGFVLGLLLIAYGMLELKPTPGREINTGSMDWLQLLLPYLGFVGTAVLLSFHVMIGRRLSLPVISAALVMVALVATRQLLEARSQWLLTKRLSDAQRGLAHQVHHDALTGLPNRLLFTQRLDEAIHRGPFVLIFVDLDDFKELNDRFGHAGGDELLRAVGGRLRRCVGDADTLARIGGDEFAILIDGEQDAPEVVADRIRLALRDPFAVHGTSAHVRASMGIVRPDPDAPLPTPDDLMRQADVSMYAGKRVGKDTAVVYRPSLSVSTDFPTALRNAEGGVPPGFSLVYQPIVRLSDGTTVAVEALARWTAPNGTEVQPDAFVAAAEAARLGATFDAMVLDLACSEIRAAGLDLVLHVNIGAARMGSPEFERQIRRTLTRHEMTPSQLVLEITESVPVVELAHTAAQIGRLNAIGINVALDDFGAGYNSLTYLHALPVQIIKLDRGLAVGPEPDRIVTLYRSVIRLCAELGLGLIAEGLESTAQAEMAYAAGCRLAQGHLFGRPAPIADFALLPDTVASMSSTETS, from the coding sequence GTGTCGGTCACAGGCAGTCAGTGGCGCCTCGGGTTGTTTGCCGGGGTGGCGGTGCTCCTGTGCGTTAACGCGCTCGCCCTGTGGGGCGACGGTCCGGCTCGGCTGGTGCATTTCGCGCTCCAGGCGATCGTCGGTATCGCGGTGGTGGTGTGCGCACTCACGGTCGCATGGCGGGTGACCGGACCTGCGCGCACGTGGCGTCTGCTGGGCATCGCGACTCTCTTGTGTCACCTGACCGGTGACGCGATCTGGTGGTCGACCCGCGCAACCGCAGGCGGCACAGCACCTTGGCCGGCCGTCGCCGCGTATTTCGTGTCCGCCGCCTTCGCCCTGGGGGCGCTCGCCGTCCTGGCCTCGGTCGGAGTCGGCCTGGCTCCACCTCGCCGTGGTCCGGTGGGCATTGCCCGCATCGTCAACGGAATCGACGGTGTGGTGGCGGCCATCGCGTTTGTGATTCTGGCAGTCATCGCCGGAGTCGGTGCTCTCAAAGGTGCGGCCTTGCCCCGTTCCGGCAACACCGCCTTGGTCATCACGTACACCGCGTTCCAGGTGGTGTTGGTCGTGACGGCGGCGCTGATCGCGATGCTGTATCGAAACGACCGCCCTTACCGTGCGAACCTTCTTCTGCTGGCGGCCGGGGCGGTGATGCTGATCGCTTCGGACAGGCTGGTCGCCTACTTGCGAACTGTTGGCTTCGAACGCGGAGACTTATGGGGCGGGATCGGATTCGTTCTCGGCTTGCTGCTGATCGCGTACGGGATGTTGGAGCTGAAACCGACACCGGGACGCGAGATCAACACCGGCTCCATGGACTGGCTACAGCTCCTGCTGCCGTATCTCGGATTCGTGGGCACAGCTGTCTTGCTCTCGTTTCACGTGATGATCGGCCGCCGATTGAGTCTGCCCGTCATCAGCGCGGCGCTGGTCATGGTGGCGCTTGTCGCCACTCGCCAGCTTCTCGAGGCGCGATCGCAGTGGCTATTGACCAAGCGCCTTTCCGATGCGCAGCGCGGACTCGCTCACCAGGTGCATCACGACGCATTGACCGGGCTGCCCAACCGACTGCTTTTCACCCAGCGGCTCGACGAGGCAATCCACCGTGGCCCCTTCGTTCTGATCTTCGTCGATCTCGATGACTTCAAAGAACTCAACGATCGCTTCGGCCACGCCGGCGGTGACGAACTTCTTCGCGCGGTCGGCGGGCGGCTTCGGCGATGCGTCGGTGATGCCGACACGCTGGCCCGTATCGGGGGCGACGAGTTCGCCATCCTGATCGACGGAGAACAAGACGCGCCTGAGGTTGTAGCGGATCGCATCCGCCTCGCTCTTCGAGACCCGTTCGCCGTCCACGGCACCTCGGCTCACGTACGGGCCAGCATGGGTATTGTCCGGCCCGATCCCGATGCACCCCTCCCGACGCCCGATGACCTGATGCGGCAGGCGGACGTCTCGATGTACGCGGGTAAGCGGGTGGGGAAGGACACAGCGGTCGTTTATCGACCCTCCTTGAGCGTCTCGACGGACTTCCCGACCGCGTTACGAAACGCCGAAGGGGGAGTCCCGCCGGGCTTCAGCCTCGTCTATCAACCGATCGTCCGGCTTTCCGATGGGACAACGGTTGCGGTCGAGGCCCTGGCTCGGTGGACCGCGCCCAACGGAACGGAGGTCCAGCCCGACGCGTTCGTCGCCGCCGCGGAAGCAGCAAGGCTGGGCGCCACCTTCGACGCCATGGTGCTGGATCTGGCCTGCAGCGAGATCCGCGCAGCAGGACTGGATCTCGTGTTGCATGTGAACATCGGCGCGGCGCGGATGGGCAGCCCGGAGTTCGAGCGGCAGATCCGCCGGACGCTGACCCGGCACGAGATGACACCGAGCCAGCTCGTCCTGGAGATCACCGAGTCGGTGCCGGTCGTCGAACTCGCCCACACGGCCGCGCAGATCGGCCGGCTGAATGCGATAGGTATCAACGTCGCCCTGGACGATTTCGGGGCGGGCTACAACTCGCTGACCTACCTGCATGCACTGCCGGTGCAGATCATCAAACTCGACCGCGGTCTGGCGGTCGGCCCCGAGCCCGACCGGATCGTGACCCTCTATCGTTCGGTGATCAGACTCTGTGCCGAACTCGGCCTCGGTCTGATCGCCGAGGGCCTCGAGTCGACCGCACAGGCGGAAATGGCCTACGCCGCCGGGTGCCGCTTGGCGCAGGGCCACCTGTTCGGGCGGCCGGCGCCGATCGCCGATTTCGCGCTGTTGCCCGACACCGTCGCCTCGATGAGCAGCACCGAAACATCCTGA
- a CDS encoding EamA family transporter, whose protein sequence is MISFVTALVAAFGYGVSDFVGGIASRRVAALRVVVISYPVALILLTLIAIPFGGQLSVPAVVWGLASGIAQAFGVWWFYAALGAGPISVVSPLTAMLVAGIPVGAGLALGERPGLIAAVGIVVALVAVVLVSRDADTYEDATPHRFTAKVAWLTVGSGVAFGMNFVLLDQVPVEAKLWPLVFGRLAATAIVLSAAALTANLALERGVPMRLALTAAVLDTTANVATLLAVQSGMLSLAGVLIALYPAATVALAIVVLRERVTRWQAVGMVSALAAVAMIAAG, encoded by the coding sequence CTGATCAGCTTCGTCACCGCGCTGGTCGCAGCGTTCGGTTACGGCGTAAGCGATTTCGTCGGCGGCATCGCCTCACGCCGGGTCGCGGCGCTACGAGTGGTCGTCATCTCTTACCCGGTGGCTCTGATCCTGCTGACGCTGATTGCGATCCCCTTCGGCGGTCAGCTGTCCGTCCCAGCGGTGGTGTGGGGCCTGGCTTCCGGCATCGCGCAGGCCTTCGGGGTGTGGTGGTTCTACGCCGCGTTGGGGGCGGGGCCGATCTCGGTGGTGTCGCCGCTGACCGCGATGCTCGTCGCGGGCATTCCCGTCGGCGCGGGCCTGGCGCTGGGGGAGCGGCCGGGACTCATCGCTGCGGTCGGCATCGTCGTGGCGTTGGTCGCGGTGGTGCTGGTCAGCAGGGATGCAGATACCTATGAGGACGCAACCCCGCACAGGTTCACCGCGAAGGTGGCGTGGCTGACGGTCGGATCGGGTGTGGCGTTCGGCATGAATTTCGTCCTGCTGGACCAGGTGCCCGTCGAGGCCAAGCTGTGGCCGCTGGTGTTCGGCAGGCTCGCCGCGACCGCGATCGTGCTGTCGGCGGCGGCGCTCACCGCCAACCTCGCACTGGAACGGGGCGTGCCCATGCGGTTGGCGCTCACCGCAGCGGTGCTCGACACCACGGCCAATGTCGCAACCCTGTTGGCGGTGCAGTCCGGCATGCTGTCCTTGGCGGGTGTGTTGATCGCGCTGTATCCGGCTGCCACCGTTGCGCTGGCCATCGTGGTGCTGCGGGAGCGGGTCACCCGCTGGCAGGCCGTCGGCATGGTGTCGGCGCTCGCCGCCGTCGCGATGATCGCGGCGGGCTGA
- the smpB gene encoding SsrA-binding protein SmpB: MAKKADPTRSANNKVVATNRRARHNYSILETFEAGVQLVGTEVKSLRDGQASLADAFATIDDGEVWLRNLHIPEYHHGSWTNHTPRRNRKLLLHRGQIDNLIGRIRDGNLTLVPLSLYFSDGKVKVELALARGKEARDKRQDIAKRDADREITRELGRRAKGMT; encoded by the coding sequence ATGGCGAAGAAAGCGGACCCTACGAGGTCTGCCAACAACAAGGTTGTCGCGACGAATCGGCGAGCACGACACAACTATTCGATCCTCGAGACGTTCGAGGCCGGTGTGCAGCTGGTGGGCACCGAGGTGAAGAGCCTGCGCGACGGGCAGGCATCGCTCGCCGACGCGTTCGCCACCATCGACGACGGCGAGGTGTGGCTGCGCAATCTGCACATCCCGGAGTATCACCACGGCAGCTGGACCAATCACACACCGCGGCGCAACCGCAAACTGCTGTTGCACCGCGGCCAGATCGACAACCTGATCGGGCGGATCCGCGACGGCAATCTCACCCTGGTTCCGCTGTCCCTGTACTTTTCCGACGGCAAGGTCAAGGTCGAGCTGGCGCTGGCGCGCGGTAAGGAAGCCCGCGACAAGCGCCAGGACATCGCCAAGCGTGATGCCGACCGCGAGATCACCCGCGAACTCGGTCGCCGCGCCAAGGGTATGACCTGA
- the ftsX gene encoding permease-like cell division protein FtsX, with translation MRFGFLVNEVLTGFRRNVTMTIAMILTTAISIGLFGGGLLVVRLADQSRDIYLDRVESQVFLTNDVSAKDPTCDADPCKALRQQIEDRDDVRSVRFLNREEAYADAVKKFPEFKEFAGQDAFPSSFIVKLDDPEQHQQFDEAMAGQPGVQQVLNQKVLIDRLFAVLDGVRNAAFAVAFVQAIGAILLIANMVQVAAYTRRTEIGIMRLVGASRWYTQLPFLIEAMLAAFVGVVLAIVGLILVRALFLESALDQFYRANLIAKVDYADVLYFSAPWMLFLGLAMSGITAYATLRLYVRR, from the coding sequence GTGCGCTTCGGATTCCTCGTCAATGAGGTTCTCACCGGTTTCCGTCGCAATGTGACGATGACGATCGCGATGATCCTCACCACCGCGATCTCGATCGGACTGTTCGGTGGCGGCCTGCTGGTTGTGCGGTTGGCCGACCAGTCGCGGGATATCTACCTCGACCGGGTGGAGAGCCAGGTCTTTCTGACCAACGACGTCTCCGCCAAGGACCCGACGTGTGACGCCGACCCGTGCAAGGCGCTGCGGCAGCAGATCGAGGATCGCGACGACGTGCGCTCTGTGCGGTTTCTCAACCGCGAAGAGGCCTATGCCGATGCGGTGAAGAAGTTCCCGGAGTTCAAGGAGTTCGCCGGCCAGGACGCGTTCCCGTCATCGTTCATCGTCAAGCTCGACGACCCGGAACAGCATCAGCAGTTCGACGAAGCGATGGCCGGTCAGCCGGGAGTGCAGCAGGTCCTGAACCAGAAGGTGTTAATCGACCGGCTCTTCGCCGTTCTCGACGGCGTCAGAAACGCCGCATTCGCGGTGGCCTTTGTTCAGGCGATCGGCGCAATCCTGTTGATAGCGAACATGGTTCAGGTGGCCGCGTACACGCGCCGCACCGAGATCGGCATCATGCGACTGGTTGGCGCCAGCCGGTGGTACACCCAGCTGCCGTTCCTCATCGAGGCGATGCTGGCGGCGTTCGTCGGGGTGGTCCTGGCGATCGTCGGACTCATCCTCGTCCGAGCGTTGTTCCTGGAAAGCGCACTCGATCAGTTCTATCGGGCGAATCTCATCGCCAAGGTGGACTACGCGGACGTGCTCTACTTCAGCGCACCGTGGATGTTGTTCCTGGGCTTGGCAATGTCGGGAATCACGGCGTACGCCACGCTGCGGCTGTACGTCCGAAGATAG
- the ftsE gene encoding cell division ATP-binding protein FtsE, which translates to MITLDHVSKMYKSSARPALDNVSVKIDKGEFVFLIGPSGSGKSTFMRLLLAEETPTSGDIRVSKFHVNKLAGRHIPGLRQVLGCVFQDFRLLQQKTVFENVAFALEVIGKRSEVINRVVPDVLEMVGLSGKANRLPNELSGGEQQRVAIARAFVNRPLVLLADEPTGNLDPETSKDIMDLLERINRTGTTVVMATHDHHIVDSMRQRVVELELGRLVRDEQRGVYGMDR; encoded by the coding sequence ATGATCACCCTCGACCACGTATCGAAGATGTACAAGTCGTCGGCGCGACCCGCGCTCGACAATGTGTCGGTCAAGATCGACAAGGGTGAGTTCGTCTTCCTCATCGGACCGTCGGGTTCGGGCAAGTCGACGTTCATGCGGTTGCTGCTCGCCGAGGAGACCCCGACGTCCGGTGACATCCGGGTCTCGAAGTTCCACGTCAACAAGCTGGCGGGCCGGCACATCCCCGGTCTGAGGCAGGTCCTTGGCTGTGTGTTCCAGGACTTCCGCTTGCTTCAGCAGAAAACGGTCTTCGAGAACGTCGCCTTCGCGCTGGAGGTGATCGGGAAGCGCTCCGAGGTGATCAACCGCGTCGTGCCCGACGTGCTGGAGATGGTCGGGCTCTCGGGCAAGGCCAATCGGCTGCCCAATGAGCTTTCCGGCGGTGAGCAGCAGCGTGTGGCCATCGCTCGGGCCTTCGTCAACCGGCCGCTGGTGCTGCTGGCCGACGAGCCGACCGGCAACCTGGACCCCGAGACCAGCAAGGACATCATGGATCTACTCGAGCGCATCAACCGCACCGGGACGACGGTGGTGATGGCGACCCACGACCATCACATCGTCGACTCGATGCGCCAGCGCGTCGTGGAGTTGGAGTTGGGCAGGCTGGTTCGCGATGAGCAGCGCGGCGTCTACGGAATGGATCGCTAG
- a CDS encoding mechanosensitive ion channel family protein, translating to MTSSNLIALSLSDRWTGFWQGSIGVWIFERGVPIALYLIGGLLAARFINWSARRIVKRIDAEYQESDQLVRTESAKHRQAVASVISWVSVALLFVIVLVQVTSILAIPVGSLVAPAAVLGAALGFGAQRVVQDLLSGFFIITEKQYGFGDLVSLTVAGIALPAEGTVEDVTLRVTKLRSSEGEMFTIPNGQIVKTVNLSKDWARAVIDIPVPTAADLNVVNDLLHEVTEKAMEDPGLSALLLDAPQLMGVESIELDTVNLRMVARTLPGKQFEVGRRIRVLVVRALRRAGIVSPTDGHAPKVEALVHPATSGGAEDETQGPPEDRK from the coding sequence ATGACGAGTAGCAACCTGATCGCGCTGTCCCTGTCAGACCGGTGGACCGGTTTCTGGCAGGGCAGTATCGGCGTCTGGATTTTCGAGCGCGGCGTGCCGATCGCGCTGTACCTGATCGGCGGACTGCTGGCCGCCCGGTTCATCAACTGGTCGGCGCGGCGGATCGTGAAGCGCATCGACGCCGAATATCAGGAAAGCGATCAGCTGGTGCGCACGGAGAGCGCCAAGCACCGCCAGGCCGTCGCGTCGGTCATCTCCTGGGTGTCGGTCGCCCTGCTGTTCGTCATCGTGCTCGTGCAGGTCACGTCGATCCTCGCGATCCCGGTGGGATCGCTGGTCGCGCCGGCCGCGGTGCTGGGTGCAGCGCTCGGTTTCGGCGCCCAGCGTGTCGTGCAGGATCTGCTGTCCGGCTTCTTCATCATCACCGAAAAGCAGTACGGCTTCGGCGATCTGGTCTCGCTCACCGTCGCCGGTATCGCGTTGCCAGCCGAGGGCACGGTCGAGGACGTCACCCTTCGCGTGACCAAGCTGCGCTCCAGCGAGGGCGAGATGTTCACGATCCCCAACGGGCAGATCGTCAAGACGGTGAACCTGTCCAAGGATTGGGCGCGCGCCGTCATCGATATCCCGGTGCCGACGGCCGCGGACCTCAACGTCGTCAACGACCTACTCCACGAAGTCACCGAAAAGGCGATGGAGGACCCGGGGCTGTCCGCACTGCTCCTGGACGCGCCGCAGCTGATGGGCGTCGAGAGCATCGAACTGGACACCGTCAATCTGCGTATGGTGGCACGGACCCTGCCCGGCAAGCAGTTCGAGGTGGGCCGTCGCATCCGTGTGCTGGTCGTCCGGGCGTTGCGGCGCGCGGGCATCGTTTCGCCCACCGACGGCCACGCGCCCAAGGTGGAGGCCCTCGTCCATCCGGCAACGTCGGGCGGCGCGGAGGATGAGACGCAGGGCCCGCCGGAGGACCGGAAATGA
- the prfB gene encoding peptide chain release factor 2, with protein sequence MDPDRQADIAALDSTLTTVERVLDVDGLRQRIEKLEHEASDPNLWDDQSRAQKVTSELSHTQGELRRVEELRQRLDDLPVLYELAAEEDGAGASEAEAEADAELKKLREDLEAMEVRTLLSGEYDAREALVNIRSGAGGVDAADWAEMLMRMYIRWAEQHDYGVEVFDTSYAEEAGIKSATFAVHAPYAYGTLSVEQGTHRLVRISPFDNQGRRQTSFAEVEVLPVTETTDHIEIPESDVRVDVYRSSGPGGQSVNTTDSAVRLTHIPTGIVVTCQNEKSQLQNKVSAMRVLQAKLLERKRLEERAEMDALKSDSGSSWGNQMRSYVLHPYQMVKDLRTEYEVGNPAAVLDGDIDGFLEAGIRWRNRKDDE encoded by the coding sequence GTGGATCCCGACCGTCAAGCCGATATCGCAGCACTCGACTCCACCCTGACCACGGTGGAGCGGGTGCTCGACGTCGACGGGCTGCGCCAACGGATCGAAAAGCTCGAGCACGAAGCGTCCGACCCCAACCTGTGGGACGACCAGTCGCGGGCGCAGAAGGTCACCAGCGAGCTGTCCCACACTCAGGGCGAGCTGCGCCGTGTCGAAGAGCTCCGGCAGCGCCTCGACGATCTGCCGGTGCTCTACGAGCTGGCCGCCGAAGAAGACGGAGCGGGGGCGTCAGAAGCCGAAGCCGAGGCTGACGCCGAGTTGAAGAAGCTGCGCGAGGACCTCGAGGCGATGGAGGTCCGCACGCTGCTGTCCGGCGAGTACGACGCGCGCGAGGCGCTGGTGAACATCCGCTCGGGCGCGGGCGGTGTGGATGCGGCCGACTGGGCCGAGATGTTGATGCGCATGTACATCCGCTGGGCCGAACAGCACGACTACGGGGTCGAGGTGTTCGACACGTCCTACGCCGAAGAGGCCGGTATCAAGAGCGCGACGTTCGCCGTGCACGCGCCGTACGCCTACGGCACGTTGTCGGTGGAACAGGGCACGCACCGGCTGGTGCGCATCAGTCCCTTCGACAATCAGGGCAGGCGCCAGACGTCCTTCGCCGAAGTGGAAGTGTTGCCGGTCACGGAAACGACCGACCACATCGAGATTCCCGAAAGCGATGTGCGCGTTGACGTGTACCGATCCAGCGGTCCGGGCGGCCAGTCGGTGAACACGACGGACTCGGCGGTTCGACTCACGCACATTCCGACCGGTATCGTGGTCACCTGTCAGAACGAGAAGTCGCAGCTGCAGAACAAGGTTTCTGCGATGCGGGTTCTCCAAGCAAAGTTGTTGGAACGCAAGCGTTTAGAAGAGCGCGCGGAAATGGATGCCCTCAAGAGCGACAGCGGAAGCTCGTGGGGAAACCAGATGCGCTCCTACGTTTTGCACCCCTACCAAATGGTGAAGGACTTGCGCACCGAGTACGAGGTCGGTAATCCGGCCGCAGTGCTCGACGGCGATATCGATGGGTTCTTGGAAGCCGGAATACGTTGGCGCAACAGAAAAGATGACGAGTAG
- a CDS encoding FAD-dependent oxidoreductase → MRPYHVAIVGSGPSGYFAAASLLKFADASQKEGVDADVRVDMLEMLPTPWGLVRSGVAPDHPKIKSISAQFEKTALDPRFRFFGNIVVGDHVHAAELAERYDAVIYAVGAQSDRSLGIPGEDLDGSVPAVDFVGWYNAHPHFEEMAPDLSTGRAVVVGNGNVALDVARILVTDPDVLAATDIADHALQSLHDRGVEEVLIIGRRGPLQAPFTTLELRELGHLEGLGDVDVIVDPADFADITDEDLEAAGKTVKNNIKVLRGYAEQSPKGAKRRIVFRFCTSPIEIKGSDKVESIVLGRNELVEEGGRVVARDTGEREEVPAQLVVRAVGYRGVELKGLPFDDRSGTIPHAQGRIEGSRNEYVVGWIKRGPTGVIGSNKSDSQETVDSVIADLSGASLAEFGDDHADRLAEWFVERQPKVVTDDHWKLIDEHERGAGEPHGRPRVKLTSVADLLRIGHG, encoded by the coding sequence ATGCGCCCCTACCACGTGGCGATCGTCGGCTCCGGCCCCTCGGGCTACTTCGCGGCCGCGTCGCTTCTGAAATTCGCCGATGCCTCGCAAAAAGAGGGAGTCGACGCGGATGTCCGCGTCGACATGCTCGAGATGCTGCCCACCCCGTGGGGGCTGGTCCGCTCTGGTGTCGCGCCCGACCATCCGAAGATCAAGTCGATCAGCGCCCAGTTCGAGAAGACGGCGCTGGACCCGCGGTTCCGATTCTTCGGCAACATCGTGGTCGGCGACCACGTGCACGCCGCCGAGCTGGCCGAACGCTACGACGCCGTGATCTACGCCGTCGGCGCACAGTCCGACCGGTCGCTGGGCATCCCCGGCGAGGATCTGGACGGCAGCGTGCCCGCCGTCGACTTCGTGGGCTGGTACAACGCCCATCCGCACTTCGAGGAGATGGCGCCGGACCTGTCGACCGGGCGAGCCGTGGTCGTGGGCAACGGCAACGTCGCGCTGGACGTCGCACGGATCCTGGTCACCGATCCCGACGTCCTGGCGGCCACCGACATCGCCGACCACGCGTTGCAGTCGCTGCACGACCGTGGTGTCGAAGAGGTCCTCATCATCGGTCGACGCGGACCGCTGCAGGCTCCGTTCACGACGCTGGAACTGCGGGAGCTCGGCCACCTCGAGGGCCTCGGTGATGTCGACGTCATCGTCGACCCTGCGGACTTCGCCGACATCACCGACGAGGATCTCGAAGCCGCAGGCAAGACCGTGAAGAACAACATCAAGGTGCTGCGCGGGTACGCCGAGCAGTCACCCAAGGGTGCCAAGCGCCGGATCGTCTTCCGGTTCTGCACGTCCCCGATCGAGATCAAGGGCAGCGACAAGGTCGAGTCGATCGTGCTCGGACGCAACGAACTGGTCGAGGAGGGCGGGCGCGTCGTCGCCAGGGACACCGGCGAACGCGAAGAGGTGCCTGCGCAGCTCGTGGTGCGCGCCGTGGGCTACCGCGGAGTGGAACTGAAGGGTCTGCCGTTCGATGACCGCAGCGGGACGATCCCGCACGCCCAGGGCCGCATCGAGGGCAGCCGCAACGAGTACGTCGTCGGCTGGATCAAGCGTGGGCCCACCGGCGTCATCGGCAGCAACAAGAGCGACTCGCAGGAGACCGTCGACTCCGTGATCGCTGACCTCTCCGGTGCGTCACTGGCCGAGTTCGGCGACGATCACGCCGATCGACTGGCGGAATGGTTCGTGGAGCGGCAACCGAAGGTGGTCACCGACGACCACTGGAAGCTGATCGACGAGCACGAGCGGGGTGCCGGCGAGCCGCACGGACGGCCTCGGGTGAAGCTGACCAGCGTGGCCGACCTGCTGCGCATCGGTCACGGCTGA
- the hisN gene encoding histidinol-phosphatase, with product MTTVGDDIAFALQLADAADAQTLDRFGALDLRVETKPDLTPVTDADRSVEEMVRDALSAQRPDDVVLGEEFGGTAVFRGRQWVVDPIDGTKNFVRGVPVWATLIALLEDGVPVVGVVSAPALHRRWWAGRGEGAFTSFNGVTRRISVSAVDDISSASLTYSDLTTGWDGLRPRFLELTDEVWRVRSYGDFWSYCLVAEGAVDIAVEPEVKIWDLAPLDILVREAGGAFTNLEGQAGPHGGSAVATNGLLHDAVLSRLR from the coding sequence ATGACGACAGTCGGCGATGACATCGCCTTCGCCCTGCAGTTGGCCGACGCGGCCGACGCTCAGACGCTGGATCGCTTCGGCGCGCTCGATCTGCGTGTCGAGACCAAACCCGACCTCACCCCCGTGACGGATGCCGACCGCTCGGTGGAGGAAATGGTACGTGACGCGTTGTCGGCGCAGCGGCCCGACGACGTCGTCCTTGGCGAGGAGTTCGGTGGCACAGCGGTTTTCCGGGGACGGCAATGGGTCGTCGATCCGATCGACGGAACCAAGAACTTCGTGCGCGGCGTCCCGGTGTGGGCCACGTTGATCGCCCTGCTCGAAGACGGTGTGCCCGTCGTCGGCGTCGTCAGCGCTCCCGCGTTGCATCGGCGGTGGTGGGCCGGCCGCGGCGAAGGGGCGTTCACGTCGTTCAACGGCGTGACGCGGCGCATCTCGGTGTCGGCCGTCGACGACATCTCCTCGGCCAGCCTGACGTACTCCGACCTCACCACCGGCTGGGACGGTCTGCGGCCGCGCTTCCTGGAACTGACCGATGAGGTGTGGCGGGTGCGAAGCTACGGCGATTTCTGGTCGTACTGCCTGGTCGCCGAGGGTGCGGTCGACATCGCCGTCGAGCCGGAGGTGAAGATCTGGGATCTGGCGCCGCTTGACATCCTGGTGCGTGAAGCGGGCGGCGCGTTCACGAACCTCGAAGGACAGGCGGGTCCGCACGGCGGCAGCGCGGTGGCCACCAACGGGCTTTTGCACGACGCCGTGCTGTCACGTCTCCGATAG